The Coprobacillus cateniformis DNA window AGGGACAGTAGATTTTATATCATTTAGTTATTATAATTCGTCTGTTATTTCAACACATGGAAATAATGAAAAATCAGGTGGTAATCAGTTAGGTGGCGTTAAAAACCCATATCTTGAAGAAAGTGAATGGGGATGGCCTATCGATCCACAAGGTTTAAGACTTGTTTTAAATCGTTTATACGATAAATATCAACTTCCACTTATGATTGTTGAAAATGGTTTAGGAGCTTTAGATACAATTGAAGAAGATGGTAGTATTCAAGATGATTACCGCATTGATTATTTAAGAAAACATATTCAACAAATTCAAAAAGCAATAGAATATGATGGTGTAGACGTTATAGGATATACACCATGGGGATGTATTGATCTTGTCTCTGCAGGAACAGGTGAGATGAAAAAGCGTTATGGATTTGTCTATGTGGATATGGATGATTTTGGAGAAGGTACACTTAAAAGAATACGCAAAAAATCTTTTAGCTGGTATAAAAAAGTGATAGAAACCAATGGAGAAGATCTTGATTGATGTAAGATAGTAAAATGTGTTAGAATGTTGCTGGTGATAGAAATGAGATTGATTTTCGATGAAGAATATGAAGATGTTGATAGTAGTATTAGAGATTATGATGATAATAAATATTGTTTGTTTATAGATTCAGCAGGAAGTAATGAAGCACCTTCCACTATAGAAGTTCATTGGCATGAATGGCTGGAAATTGTTCACATTATTGATGGACATATGACAACTATTACACCATCTGGTTCATTTGAGGTTGGACCAGGTGATGTGATTGTCATTGGTATGCAGTCACTTCATAAAATGATTGGAAATGCAGGTCATTTTCGTCTCCAATGTTTGCATATTAATAATGGTTTTATTATACAGCACATGCCTTCTACATTATTGCTTGATAAAGTATTTATGATTAAAGATTATAATGGTTTTATAGACTTGTTTTCACAAGTTATTGCTAAAATGAATCATGATGATATTATCTCCCAATTAGAATATAAAGCGTCCCTTCTTTCCTTGTTGGCTCATTGTCTTCAGGAAAGTCATTATGATCCTACATCCTATCATCATGAAAATAATGATATTTTTTCAAGAATTCTTTTCTTTGTCAGTACTCATTATCGTGAAGATATATCTTTACAGTATTTATCGAATCATTTTGGTTATACAACTCAGCATATTTCATTGATGTTTAAGCGTTATTCAAATACAAACTATTATACCTATTTAACAAAGCTTCGTTTAGATAGAGCAAAGTTTTTATTAATGACATCATCAAAACGTATTATTGATATAGCTTTTGAATGTGGTTTTTCTAGTGAACATGCTTTGATTAATCATTTTAAAAAATGGTATGCAATGACGCCCTCACAATATCGTAAACAGCAACATTCATAAAAAAGCAAGGGCTTTTCTTTAGAAAAAGTCCTTATTTTATAAGGAGGACAAAATGGAAAAGAAAGTACTAGTGATTGATGTAGGTGGAACTTTTATCAAATATGGTTTGATTGATGAAGAATGTCAGTTAACAAAGACATCTAAAATCAAAACACCTTATGAATCTCAAGAACATTTTTTTAAGACATTACAAAATATTTATTTATCATATAGAAATGAAAATATCCAGGGAATTGCGATGAGTGTACCTGGAAAAATAGATATTGAAAAAGGTGTGATGTTAACAAGTGGAGCACTTGTTTATTTGGAAGGTTTAGAACTTGCTGAAAAACTTTCAGCATTATGTGATCATTTACCTGTATCGGTTGAAAATGATGGCAAAGCAGCGGCTTTGTGTGAATCATGGGTTGGACAAGCTAAAGATTGTCAAAGTTGTGTCGTTTTTATTTTTGGCTCAGGAGTTGGGGGTGGTATCGTTATGAACCATCAGGTTTTACGTGGATTGGATTTGATTGCCGGTGAATTTAGTCCTGTTTTTGTAGATTTGCATCAAGGAAATTATCAAAGCTTTGCTGGTGAGTATTCAACTTTAGCAGTTGTAAAAAAGATACAAAACATGAAAGAAGATGAAAATATTGATGGTGAACAAATGATGCAGCTTTATCGTCAGCAGGATGAAGAAGTTGTTGTTGTGTTAGAGGATTGGTTTGATGCTATAGCAAAATTTTGTTATAACATTGATTGTATCATGAATCCTGAATGTTTTTGTATTGGAGGAGGAATCAGCCAAGACCCATTGTTTGTAGAAAAAATTCAGGAAAAGATTGATGAAATCTTTACAAAGGCTTATCTGTTTAGAAAGCCTCAAGTGAAAACTTGTCAATATCATAATGATTCTAATTTAATTGGAGCTTATTATACATATTGTCAATTATTTCAAAAAGGTGGTGAAAAACTATGAAAATGATTTTTCGTGGTGATGATTTAGGTATAAGTGAGGGAGTAAATTATGGTCTATTAAAATCTATTCAGGATGGAGCATTGAGCTGTGTAGGAATAATGCCTAATATGGAAAGTGCCAGACATGGTTATCAATTGATAAAGGATATTGATATTTGCCTGGGACAACATACAAATATCTGTTTAGGAAAACCAATCAGTAATCCTGCCCTCATTCCATCTTTGGTTAATGATAATGGTGAATTTTATTCGAGTCATGATATCAATCATCGACAAGAGGATATAATTGATATTTTGGAATGTGAATTAGAGATTGAAGCCCAACTCAAAAGATTTATAGAGATAACTGGAAAGAAACCAGAATATTTTGAAGGACATGCTGTTTTTTCTAAAAACTATTTACAGGCCTTAGAAAATGTTGCGAAAAGACATCATCTTTTTTATGATAATCCTATGGATCCAAACTGGCAAAAGCAGCATCATATTTATTCTTTAGATTTCTTTTCGTTTGATGAAAAAGGTCTTTATGATCCATACACATATTTTGAAAGTCAACTAGCGAATATTCAAAAGAATGAATGTAGTATTGTTGTATTTCATCCTGGTTTTTTAGATCAATATATTTTAGAGCGTTCTTCTTATACCTTGATTAGACCCATGGAATGTGAGTTTTTATGTAGTCAATGGTTAAAAGATTGGTTGGAAAAATATCATATTCAGGTTGTTAATTTTCGTGATTATCAAAAGGGGCTGTAACGAAATAAATATTTCATAAATGAGCTCAACCAAAAAGGACACTGAAATCAATTGATGATTCTCATTGTCCTTTTTGGTATAATTAGATTATGGAAACCATCACATTTACACAATCTAATTACACTGATAATTATAACGCATTTCAGTTATCTTTGCCACTAGATTTAGGTATAAAAATTAATCCTGATGATGAGGTTGTTTCTTTCTTAAAGGCGCTAGAAGGAGTGAATCTTAAGAAGTATTTAAAAAAAGATGAGCGTCGAGGTAGAAAGGGATATGATAACGTTTTGCTTTTGAAGGCTGTCCTCTTTGCGAGAATGATTGGACAATGCCATCTTAGGGATCTGCAATCCTTATGTAGGTACGATATCAGATTCATGTATATCATGAATGAGGAAACACCAAGCTTCATGACGTTTGAACGTCTCATGAATGATTATCTGATTGATGATATTGAACATATCTTTTTTGACGTCGTTGGCAACATTTGTCATCTCATGGATGTTGATAAAACAGTTCAATTTATTGATGGTACAAAGATAGAAGCCAATGCTAACAAATATCCCTTTGTATATAA harbors:
- a CDS encoding helix-turn-helix transcriptional regulator, with the translated sequence MRLIFDEEYEDVDSSIRDYDDNKYCLFIDSAGSNEAPSTIEVHWHEWLEIVHIIDGHMTTITPSGSFEVGPGDVIVIGMQSLHKMIGNAGHFRLQCLHINNGFIIQHMPSTLLLDKVFMIKDYNGFIDLFSQVIAKMNHDDIISQLEYKASLLSLLAHCLQESHYDPTSYHHENNDIFSRILFFVSTHYREDISLQYLSNHFGYTTQHISLMFKRYSNTNYYTYLTKLRLDRAKFLLMTSSKRIIDIAFECGFSSEHALINHFKKWYAMTPSQYRKQQHS
- a CDS encoding ROK family protein, which translates into the protein MEKKVLVIDVGGTFIKYGLIDEECQLTKTSKIKTPYESQEHFFKTLQNIYLSYRNENIQGIAMSVPGKIDIEKGVMLTSGALVYLEGLELAEKLSALCDHLPVSVENDGKAAALCESWVGQAKDCQSCVVFIFGSGVGGGIVMNHQVLRGLDLIAGEFSPVFVDLHQGNYQSFAGEYSTLAVVKKIQNMKEDENIDGEQMMQLYRQQDEEVVVVLEDWFDAIAKFCYNIDCIMNPECFCIGGGISQDPLFVEKIQEKIDEIFTKAYLFRKPQVKTCQYHNDSNLIGAYYTYCQLFQKGGEKL
- a CDS encoding ChbG/HpnK family deacetylase, whose product is MKMIFRGDDLGISEGVNYGLLKSIQDGALSCVGIMPNMESARHGYQLIKDIDICLGQHTNICLGKPISNPALIPSLVNDNGEFYSSHDINHRQEDIIDILECELEIEAQLKRFIEITGKKPEYFEGHAVFSKNYLQALENVAKRHHLFYDNPMDPNWQKQHHIYSLDFFSFDEKGLYDPYTYFESQLANIQKNECSIVVFHPGFLDQYILERSSYTLIRPMECEFLCSQWLKDWLEKYHIQVVNFRDYQKGL